One segment of Neodiprion fabricii isolate iyNeoFabr1 chromosome 1, iyNeoFabr1.1, whole genome shotgun sequence DNA contains the following:
- the LOC124187799 gene encoding epidermal retinol dehydrogenase 2-like, protein MSFLRSTGDIIGFLLLSLIAIVEGIIKLFTPLKYRMKSVSGEVALVTGGGSGLGRLLSLRLAKLGAVVVVWDINKAGIEETVKLVQAAGGLCFGYVCDLCDREDVYEKAAVLRKEVGKVTILVNNAGIVSGKKFLDTPDHLIIRTMDVNIMSHFWTVKAFLPEMMASDKGHIVSIASLAGYVGIPKLVDYCASKFAAVGFDEALRMELEAEGYNIQTTVICPYFIRSTGMFEDVQSRFVPTLNSNEVADRVITAMRCNEKYAIVPGYLQVMLAFKWMFPWTCAAMFLRGLVRDASPGHEVPAPSKKEPAVTSISSKDQNGATLHHQIARRVSSSERKP, encoded by the exons ATGTCCTTCCTCCGATCAACCGGCGATATTATCGGCTTTCTGCTCCTCTCCCTGATAGCCATCGTCGAGGGAATAATCAAACTGTTCACACCGTTGAAATACCGGATGAAAAGTGTTTCCGGTGAAGTAGCCCTCGTCACAGGGGGTGGAAGCGGCTTGGGGAGGCTTCTTTCCCTACGGCTGGCCAAACTTGGAGCCGTCGTCGTTGTCTGGGACATCAACAAGGCCG GAATCGAGGAGACTGTAAAACTGGTGCAAGCAGCCGGGGGTTTATGCTTCGGATATGTTTGCGATCTGTGCGACCGTGAAGATGTTTATGAGAAGGCTGCCGTCCTTCGAAAAGAAGTAGGAAAG GTCACAATTCTCGTGAACAACGCTGGCATCGTGTCAGGAAAGAAGTTTTTGGACACCCCTGATCACCTGATAATTCGCACGATGGACGTTAACATTATGAGCCATTTCTGG ACTGTGAAAGCATTCCTCCCGGAAATGATGGCAAGCGACAAAGGCCACATCGTTAGCATCGCTAGTTTGGCTGGTTACGTGGGCATTCCAAAACTGGTCGACTACTGTGCTTCCAAATTCGCAGCCGTTGGATTCGACGAGGCTCTCAGGATGGAGTTGGAG GCCGAAGGTTACAACATTCAGACCACGGTCATATGTCCCTACTTTATTCGCAGCACGGGCATGTTCGAGGATGTACAATCCAG GTTTGTCCCGACTTTGAATTCCAATGAGGTTGCTGATAGAGTTATCACGGCGATGCGATGTAACGAGAAGTACGCGATTGTACCTGGCTATCTCCAAGTCATGCTCGCTTTCAAATG GATGTTCCCGTGGACTTGTGCCGCGATGTTCTTGCGAGGTCTGGTCCGGGACGCGTCCCCGGGTCACGAGGTTCCCGCACCTTCCAAAAAGGAACCCGCGGTCACGAGCATCTCTTCCAAGGACCAAAACGGCGCGACGCTTCATCATCAAATTGCAAGGCGCGTCTCGAGCTCAGAGAGGAAACCGTAA
- the LOC124187800 gene encoding estradiol 17-beta-dehydrogenase 11-like, translating into MTDLADAVRLLYDTLLFIGVSIMYVAEAVILSLIPRRFRGKNITGEVALVTGGGSGIGKLVAIKLAKLGAHVIVWDINEHGIEDTVKQIKEAGGKGCGYRCDLTDREDIYRTAKAVKIEVGPVTLLVNNAGYVCGRTLLDLPDEEIDRTYQVNILSHYATTKSFLKEMMKDNHGHVVTVASVAGLLGTYRCTDYSATKFAAIGYHESLFTELRAHGYDGIHATLVCPYFINTGMFNGVKPRLLPMLEPEYVAEEIVAGILTNQVNVVLPGSVRYLLPLKCFLPAKMCWALMYQIMQGPQSMMTFKGREVLQDQNANIPMTRSEKN; encoded by the exons ATGACGGACCTGGCGGATGCTGTAAGGCTCCTTTACGACACCCTGCTGTTCATCGGTGTGTCCATCATGTACGTAGCCGAGGCCGTTATCCTCAGCTTAATTCCAAGACGTTTCCGGGGGAAAAATATAACCGGTGAAGTCGCCTTAGTCACAGGCGGTGGAAGCGGTATCGGAAAACTTGTTGCCATAAAATTAGCAAAACTCGGTGCCCACGTGATCGTTTGGGACATCAATGAGCACG GAATCGAGGACACCGTCAAACAGATAAAAGAAGCTGGCGGTAAGGGTTGCGGTTACCGCTGCGACCTGACTGACAGAGAAGATATTTACAGAACAGCGAAAGCCGTCAAAATAGAAGTCGGACCT GTGACACTGCTGGTGAACAATGCCGGCTACGTATGCGGCAGGACTCTCTTGGATCTTCCCGATGAAGAAATTGACAGAACTTATCAAGTCAACATTTTGTCACATTACGCG ACTACCAAATCGTTCCTCAAGGAAATGATGAAGGATAATCACGGTCATGTAGTGACCGTTGCCAGTGTCGCTGGTCTCCTGGGAACATACAGATGTACGGATTATTCAGCGACAAAATTTGCGGCGATCGGATACCACGAGAGTCTATTCACGGAGCTGAGG GCACACGGCTACGACGGAATACACGCGACGTTGGTTTgcccatattttattaacacgGGAATGTTCAACGGTGTGAAACCCAG ATTATTGCCAATGTTGGAACCGGAATATGTCGCGGAGGAAATTGTTGCAGGGATCTTAACTAACCAAGTGAATGTCGTGCTTCCAGGAAGTGTCAGATATCTACTCCCATTAAAATG cTTTCTACCGGCGAAGATGTGTTGGGCATTGATGTATCAGATTATGCAAGGTCCACAGTCAATGATGACGTTCAAAGGACGAGAAGTTTTACAAGATCAAAATGCAAATATTCCGATGAcaaggagtgaaaaaaattga